The Bradyrhizobium sp. LLZ17 genomic sequence GATCGCGGTGAGTTCGTCGGCATAGCCGTCGATGCGGTCAATGGTGGGCATCTGTCCTGTCCAGTTAGCGTGATGGAGGATTGAAAACGGGGCCGTTCGGCTTGATGCGGATGCCCGGCCGCAGGCGCGTCCAGGGCAGCGTAGCGGTGTCGGCCGGCATCGCGCCGGGCGCGGCGCAGATCATCAGCTTCGCTGCGATCGGCTCGAAATCGGCGCGGAAATGCACCGAGCTCTTGTTGACCAAAATCTTCTGTTCGGTCGGCTCGATGCCGACATAGCGATACATCGCCTGGTCGGCGAGTTGCGCCTTGTGCGAGCTCACGACGATTCGGACGTCGCCGATGCGCAAGCCTGCGGAGGGGCCCATCTCCATCTCGCGGCCGCCGTAATAAGGGCCGGGCGCGATGAAGCGGCCGTCGGAGAGGTTTTCGACCAGGAAGGTCTCGCGATAGGGCTCGTCGCCGGGAATGCCGGACTTGCCGCCGAGCGACAATGTCACGGTGGCGCCGACGCCGGCCGCATGCGCGGCCTTGGCCGATTCCGGATCGTAGATCGCGCCGGTCGCGGCACTCGCCTTGTTGCGCACCAGCGCGCGCAGCATGCCGGTGGTGTCGGAATCGCCGCCCGCGCCGGGATTGTCCTGGGTATCGGCGATGATGATCGGCTTGCTCGCGGCCTTCGCGAGTTCCATGGCGTGGCGCACGCCGTCGTCTGGCGACCAGATCTTGCCGTCGAAATCGTCCTCGTGGCTTTCGATCAGTTTGACGATCGCATCCGCTGCGCGGTCGGCGTCTCCCTGCGTCCTGCCATAGGCGAACACGCTTGGCCCGCAATCGCGGAAATCGGCGGCGGGGAAGCCGGGCGCGAACGAGAGTGTCGGAACCACGTCGCTCTCCAGCGCGGCAAGCCTCTCGTAGATGCCCTTGGTCGGTTGGTCGTTGGTGCACTGCCAGCTGATCGGAATCAGGAACGGCAATTGGCGGAATGATTTTGCGAAGCGCTGCTTTGTCTTGAGGAGCAGCGCGAGATGTTCCGCGCAGGCGCGGCCGGTCTCGGCCATGTCGACATGAGGATAGGTGCGGTAGGCGATCAGTGCGTCCGCATGTTCCATCATCTCCGGCGTGACGTTGGCGTGGAGGTCGAGGCTCGTGACCAGCGGAACGTCGTGGCCGATGACGCGGCGCACGCGCGCCAGGATCTCGCCTTCGCCGTCGTCGAGATGCTCGGTGACCATGGCGCCATGCAAATCGAGATAGACGGCATCGAGCGGACCGGCGGCGGCGATGCCGTCGACCATGACCGTCACGATGCGTTCAAAGGCATCGCTGGTGACATGCGCGGACGGGCTTGCGCCGCAGGCGATGGTCGGGATGAGTTCCCAGCCGTTGGCTTCAGCACTATCCACGAATCCGGCAAGGCCGACATTGATGCGCCGCATCACCCTCAGCACGTCGGCGCCTTGCGTCATCGCCGGCCAGCCACCGCCATGCTGAAAGTCTGCGAACGTCGCCTTTGTCGGGGCGAAGGTGTTGGTCTCGTGCAGAAAGCCGCCGACGGCGATACGTGTCATTCAGTTCAGTCCCACGCAAATGATGCGCGACGTTAGCCTTGGCTTTGACGAGAGAGCAAGGTGGAGAGCTCATGCCGCCGCGCATGGCTTTACGTCATTTTCGAATGCTGGTGATCGCCCCCCGTCATTGCGAGCGAAGCGAAGCAATCCAGAGTCTCTCCGCAGCGGCAGCCTGGATTGCTTCGCTGCGCTCGCAATGACGGAGTATGCGGCTTAAACCGTGGCCGCCACACCTTCCGCCACCGGCCGGAAGTTCGCAAAATCCCAACCGCGGCCGGGCGCGGCCTCAAGCAGGGCCCTGGTATAGGCCTCCTTCGGATGGGTCAGCACTTCGGCGGCGGGGCCCTGTTCGACCACGCGGCCGTGCTGCATCACCACCACCTCATCGCAGATTTGGGCGGCGACGCGCAGATCGTGGGTGATGAACAGGATCGCGATGCCGAGCCGCTTCTGGATCTCGTCGAGCAGTTCCAGCACCTGCGCCTGCACGGAGACGTCGAGCGCCGAGACGGCCTCATCCGCAACCAGCACGTCCGGATCGAGCGCAAGCGCACGCGCGATCGCGATGCGCTGGCGCTGGCCGCCGGAGAACTGGTGCGGATAGCGTGACACGGCGTCGGCGGGCAGGCCGACGAGCTCGAGCAGCTCGCGCGCGCGCTTGATCGCGTCCGCATGCGAGGTGCCGTAATTGACCGGCCCTTCCGCGATGCTCTCGCCGACGGTGACGCGCGGGTTGAGCGAGCGGTAGGGATCCTGGAACACGATCTGGATCTTCTGCCGGTGCGGCTGCAACAGGCGCCGCGAGATGTCGGAGATCTCGCGGCCGGCCAGGCGCACGCCGCCGGAGGTTGGGTCGATCAGGCGGACGATGCAGCGCGCCACCGTCGACTTGCCCGAGCCGCTTTCGCCGACGATGCCGAGCGTGCGGCCCTTGCGCAGTGTCAGCGTAACCTTGTCGGCGGCGACGACCTCGCGGCCTTTGCCGAAGAAGGCGCGCTCCTTGTAGACCTTGCCGAGCTCGTTGGCCTCGAGCACCACCGGCTCCCTGCTGTCCTCGCGCGGCGCGCGCGGCACCAGGCTCGGCACCGCCGAGAGCAGATTGCGGGTGTACTCCATGGTCGGCTTGCGCAGGATGGAATCCAGCGTACCGGTCTCGACCAGCCGGCCCTGGCGCATCACCGCCACCCGGTCGGCGATTTCCGCGACGACGCCCATGTCGTGGGTGATGAACAAGACGGCCGTGCCGTGATCGCGCTGAAGATCGCGGATCAGGGTCAGGATCTGCTTCTGCGTGGTGACGTCGAGCGCCGTGGTGGGCTCGTCGGCGATCAGCAGCTTCGGTTCGAGCACCAGGGCCATCGCGATCATGATGCGCTGGCGCTGGCCGCCGGAGAGGCGGTGCGGGTAGGAGGCGAAGATGCGCTCGACCTGGGGCAGGCGTACCTGCTCCATCATATCGAGGATGCGCTGCTTGCGCGCTTTTGCGTCAAGGCTGGTATGGGCGCGCAGCACCTCGTCGATCTGGCGGCCGACCGGGACCACCGGATTGAGTGCGGTCATCGGCTCCTGGAAGATCATCGCCATCTGCGTCGCGCGGAGCTGGCGCAGCCGGCGGTCGGTCGCGGTGAGAATCTCCTCGCCGACCAACTTGACGCTGCCGCCGGTCGGAACCAGCGTGCCTTTCGGCAGCAGACCCATGGTGGTGAGCGAGGTCACCGACTTGCCCGAGCCGCTTTCGCCGACGAGGCACAGCGTTTCGCCTTGGTGGACCTGGACCGAGATGCCGTCGATGATGTTGGCGCCCTTCGGTTTCTTGCCGATGGAAACGACGAGGTTGTTGATGTCGAGGATTGGGTTGGTCATGCGAGGTCTCCACCGTCGTTCCGGGGCGCGCGCAAGCGTGAACCCGGAACCTCGAGATTCTCAGGTGCGCAACTGCGCACCATAGTTCGGTGCTTCGCACCGCCCCGGAATGACGGGATAAATTGTTTCACTTCCCCTCCCGCTGCTTCATGCGGGGATCGAGTGCGTCGCGGGCGGCGTCGCCGATCAAATTGATGCTGAGGATGGCGATCGAGAGCAGAAGGCCTGGCCAGAAGATCAGTGTCGGCTTGAGCTGAAAATACTGGCGGCCCTCGGCCATGATGTTGCCCCAGGTCGGGGTCTCCGGCGAAATACCGGCGCCGAGGAAGGAGAGAATGGCCTCGGTCAGGATTGCGGACGCACAGACATAGGTGCCCTGGACAATCAGCGGTGCGATCGTGTTCGGCATCAAATGCCGCCACATGATCTTCGGCAGCGAGGAGCCAAGCGAGATCGCCGCCTCGACATAAGGCTCTTCACGCGCGGACAGCACGACCGAGCGCACCAGGCGCGCCACGCGCGGGATCTCCGGGATGGTGATCGCGATCAGCACGGTCCAGATGCTGGCGCCGGACAGCGACACCACGGCGATGGCGAGCAGGATGCTCGGCATCGCCATCAGGCCGTCCATGACGCGCATCAAGACCGAATCGACCAGCTTGAAGAAGCCGGAGACCAGGCCGATCGCGAGCCCGATGACGATCGACAGGATCGCCGACCCGACGCCGATCAGGAGCGACACGCGGCCACCATAGGTGACGCGTGACAAGAGGTCGCGGCCATAGGCGTCGGTGCCGAGCAGGAATTGCGCCGACGAAGGCTTCAGCCGCAGCGACGGCGACAGCTGGATCGGATCATGCGGCGCGATCAGCGGCGCCAGGATCGAGATCAGCACGATCAGCGCCAGCAAGATCGTTGCGGTAGCGATGATCGGCGTCGAGGTGAGGAATCAAAGCGCGGCCGCAGCGGCGACGTGATCGGAATGGACGACTGGGGAAGGGTATCGACCGACATTTTGTCCTTATCCTTGGCCCTAGTACCGGATCCGCGGATCGAGCAGGGTGTAGGCGACGTCGATCAGAAGATTGACGACGACGTAGATCAGCGAGGTCAGCAGGATCATCGCCTGGATCACCGGATAGTCGCGCGCCAGCACCGCGTCCACCGTAAGGCGGCCGATGCCGGGGATGTTGAATACGCTCTCGGTGACGACGACGCCGGAGATCAGAAGCGCAAAGCCGGTGCCGATCACAGTGATCACGGGCACGGCGGCATTGCGCAGCGCATGCCGCATCATCACGGCGACCTCGTTGATGCCCTTGGCGCGCGCGGTGCGGATATAGTCTTCGCCAAGCACGTCGAGCATCGCCGCGCGCGTCATGCGCGCGATCAGCGCGACGTAGATGAACGAGAGCGCGCAGGTCGGCAGAATGATGCGTTCGAAGAACGGCCCAAAGCCCGCGCTGATGCTCTTGAAGCCCTGCACCGGCACCCAGCGCAGATCGATCGCAAAGACCTCGATCAGGACATAGCCGATCACGAACACCGGCACGGAGAAGCCAAGCACGGAAAGACCCATCACGAAACGGTCGATCCAGGTGCCGTGCTTCCACGCTGCGATCACGCCCAGGGGAACTGCGACGACAACGGCGAGAATGATGGTCGACAGCGCGATCGAGATCGACGGCTCGACGCGCTGGCCGATCATCTTCATGACCGGGAGGTTGGAGATCAGCGACGTTCCGAGATCGCCATGCAGCAGCTTGTTCACCCAGGTGATGAACTGCACGATCAGCGGCTCGTTAAGGCCGAGCGAGGTGCGGATGCGCTCCAGCCGTTCCGGCGTTGCATTGTCGCCGGCGAGAATCGCGGCGGGATCGCCGGGCGTGAGGCGGAGCAGGAGGAACACGAACAGCGCGACGACGCCCATCACAGGCACCGCGGCGAAGATTCGGCGAACGAGATATCCGAGCAAGTTGAATCCGTCAGGTGAGAGTCAAATCGGGGGCAGCGGTCGTGGCCTGTTCTGCCACCAGCCTAACATTTCAGCAATTCCCGTGCCATCAGGGCCACAGATATTGCAGTGCGGCCCGTCGTTTTCAGTGCGACGTTCCCCGCGGCGTCATTCCAGGGTGGCCAACAGTCCCGCCATCAGGCGGCCGCGTTCGGCGAGGCTCTCGACCTCGATATATTCCTCCAGGGTGTGGGCATTGCCGCCACGCACGCCGAGGCCATCGAGTGTCGGGATGCCCATTGCGCCGGTGAAATTACCATCAGAGCCGCCCCCGGAGCTCGCATGCGGCAGCTCAGTGCCGAGCGATTTGGCGACGCCGCGCGCCTTTTCATAGAGCGCCATGGTCCCGGCATCCGGCTCCCAGACTGGCCGCGTGACGCCGCGCGTCACCTTGAAGCTCACGTCATTGCTGGTGCCGGACAACGCCAGCATCCGCTCGACGCCGCGGTCGAGATCGGCCTGGCGCTTCGCCATCGAGAGCGCCTCGCCGGTGGCGGTCGTGGCAACGCAATTGACCCATTGGCCGCCATGCACGACGCCGACCGAGAAGGTGCAGTCCTCGGTCGTCATCGCGTCGATCGCAAGAATCTGCCGCGCCATCTCGCGGATCGCCGAGCGTCCCGCCGACAATGTCGCGCCCGCGTGACTTGGCCGTCCGGTCGCCTCTAAATTGAATCGCGCAATGGCGTAACGTCCGGTGGTGACACCGTTGTCAGCGCGTCCGGGTTCCGGCACCAACACATATTTGTTGCGCGCAGCTTCCGCCTCGATGATGTCGCGGGTCGAGGGCGTGCCGACTTCCTCGTCCGGGGTGAACAGCACGGTGATCGGCAGCGGTGTCGTGAAGGAAGCGCGCGCGAGCTGCCGGATCGCTTCCAGCGAGAGATAGTTGCCGCCCTTCATGTCGTAGATGCCGGGGCCGTAGCATTTGTTGCCTTCGCGCCGCCATTTCAGCTTCTCGATGGTGCCGACGGGGTGAACGGTATCCATGTGCCCGGCGATCAAGATTCCCGGCTCACCCTGCTTCGGATGCGGGAAACGCGCGCGGACGACGCCGCCAAAGCCTTGGCGGCCGGCGATGCGTTCGATCGTCGCACCCATGATCGCCATGTCCCGCGCTGCAATGTCGAGCATGCGGTTGACCGCGTTCGCGTCCCAGGTCGGGCTTTCGCACTCCACCCAATTGTGCAGACCCTGGAGCATGGCGTCGGAATCAAAGGGAAGATTGGCTGGATTCATCGGAAGGTCTCTCAAGCTTTGAAAGATGAAGCGCGCATCGCACCCGCGAAAGCTAGGACAAGGGGACAGCGTTGTAGAGCTAATCCGTTGCTTGCGGAGCCCCATGCGCGCGCCGCCGTGGACTGCAGCGAAACCGGATTGACGCGCTCGACGCTGTCTGCAAGTCTCGAAAAGATAAAGGCATTGCATGAGGTTAGTTCGCCTAAAGAACAATCCGAATGCTCAACCAATAACCTGCCTTTGACCGGTTTCACGTCAGGAGAAACTTTCAATGTTCGATTTGATGCGCATGGGGCGTCGCGCGTTCGCCTCCAAGCTTGCGCTGTCGGTCCTCGCGCTCTCGACCGTGCTGGCCTCGCCAGTGCTTGCGGCCGGCAAGACCATCACCGCCGTGATGCATTCCGATCTCCGCATCATCGATCCGATCTTCACGACCGCCTACATCGCGCGCGACCACGGCTACATGGTTTACGACACGCTGATCGCGACGGACGCAAACTTCAAGATCCAGCCGCAGATGGCGGACTGGAAGATCTCCGACGACAAGCTCACCTACACCTTCACGCTGCGTGACGGTCTGAAGTGGCATGACGGCGCACCGGTGACGGCGGAAGACTGCGTCGCTTCGCTGAAGCGCTGGGCTGCGGTCGACGGCATGGGCCAGCAGATGATGCAGTTCACTGCGAGCATCGAGGCGACCGACGCCAAGACCATCACGTTGAAGCTGAAGGAGCCTTACTCGCTGGTGCTGGAATCGATCGGCAAGCCGTCTTCGCGCGTGGCCTTCATGATGCCGAAGCGTCTGGCCGAGACGCCGCCGGACAAGCAGATCCCCGAGCAGATCGGCTCCGGCCCGTTCAAGTTCGTGCAGAGTGAATTCCAGCCCGGCGTGAAGGCGGTCTACGTCAAGAACACCGACTATGTGCCGCGCAAGGAGCCGCCGAGCTGGACCGCCGGCGGCAAGGTGGTGAAGGTCGATCGCGTCGAGTGGATCACCATGCCGGATGCGCAGACCGCGGTGAACGCGCTGCAATCGGGCGACATCGACTTCATGGAAGTGCCGCCGTGGGATCTCCTGCCCGTGCTTGAAGGCAATTCCGACGTCAAGGTCGAGACGCTGAACAAGTTCGGCTACCAGACGCTCGGGCGTATGAACTTCCTCTATCCGCCCTTCG encodes the following:
- a CDS encoding ABC transporter substrate-binding protein, encoding MFDLMRMGRRAFASKLALSVLALSTVLASPVLAAGKTITAVMHSDLRIIDPIFTTAYIARDHGYMVYDTLIATDANFKIQPQMADWKISDDKLTYTFTLRDGLKWHDGAPVTAEDCVASLKRWAAVDGMGQQMMQFTASIEATDAKTITLKLKEPYSLVLESIGKPSSRVAFMMPKRLAETPPDKQIPEQIGSGPFKFVQSEFQPGVKAVYVKNTDYVPRKEPPSWTAGGKVVKVDRVEWITMPDAQTAVNALQSGDIDFMEVPPWDLLPVLEGNSDVKVETLNKFGYQTLGRMNFLYPPFDNPKIRRAALLAMNQKDVLDALVGNPKYYKICGAFFICDTPFATDVGSESLVKGNGMAEAKKLLAESGYDGTPVVVMVPGDVVTLKAQPTVAVQLLREAGFKVDAQATDWQTVVSRRASQKPPKDGGWNMFFTNWVSADVSNPISNLSIGGQGKKGGWFGWAEDAKIEKLKDDFVRAASLDDQKKIATEIQKEAYDQVIYIPLGQYLAPSAWRKSLSGVLDGPATPVFWNIDKSE
- a CDS encoding M81 family metallopeptidase, whose product is MTRIAVGGFLHETNTFAPTKATFADFQHGGGWPAMTQGADVLRVMRRINVGLAGFVDSAEANGWELIPTIACGASPSAHVTSDAFERIVTVMVDGIAAAGPLDAVYLDLHGAMVTEHLDDGEGEILARVRRVIGHDVPLVTSLDLHANVTPEMMEHADALIAYRTYPHVDMAETGRACAEHLALLLKTKQRFAKSFRQLPFLIPISWQCTNDQPTKGIYERLAALESDVVPTLSFAPGFPAADFRDCGPSVFAYGRTQGDADRAADAIVKLIESHEDDFDGKIWSPDDGVRHAMELAKAASKPIIIADTQDNPGAGGDSDTTGMLRALVRNKASAATGAIYDPESAKAAHAAGVGATVTLSLGGKSGIPGDEPYRETFLVENLSDGRFIAPGPYYGGREMEMGPSAGLRIGDVRIVVSSHKAQLADQAMYRYVGIEPTEQKILVNKSSVHFRADFEPIAAKLMICAAPGAMPADTATLPWTRLRPGIRIKPNGPVFNPPSR
- a CDS encoding M20/M25/M40 family metallo-hydrolase, translated to MNPANLPFDSDAMLQGLHNWVECESPTWDANAVNRMLDIAARDMAIMGATIERIAGRQGFGGVVRARFPHPKQGEPGILIAGHMDTVHPVGTIEKLKWRREGNKCYGPGIYDMKGGNYLSLEAIRQLARASFTTPLPITVLFTPDEEVGTPSTRDIIEAEAARNKYVLVPEPGRADNGVTTGRYAIARFNLEATGRPSHAGATLSAGRSAIREMARQILAIDAMTTEDCTFSVGVVHGGQWVNCVATTATGEALSMAKRQADLDRGVERMLALSGTSNDVSFKVTRGVTRPVWEPDAGTMALYEKARGVAKSLGTELPHASSGGGSDGNFTGAMGIPTLDGLGVRGGNAHTLEEYIEVESLAERGRLMAGLLATLE
- a CDS encoding ABC transporter permease; this translates as MLGYLVRRIFAAVPVMGVVALFVFLLLRLTPGDPAAILAGDNATPERLERIRTSLGLNEPLIVQFITWVNKLLHGDLGTSLISNLPVMKMIGQRVEPSISIALSTIILAVVVAVPLGVIAAWKHGTWIDRFVMGLSVLGFSVPVFVIGYVLIEVFAIDLRWVPVQGFKSISAGFGPFFERIILPTCALSFIYVALIARMTRAAMLDVLGEDYIRTARAKGINEVAVMMRHALRNAAVPVITVIGTGFALLISGVVVTESVFNIPGIGRLTVDAVLARDYPVIQAMILLTSLIYVVVNLLIDVAYTLLDPRIRY
- a CDS encoding ABC transporter ATP-binding protein → MTNPILDINNLVVSIGKKPKGANIIDGISVQVHQGETLCLVGESGSGKSVTSLTTMGLLPKGTLVPTGGSVKLVGEEILTATDRRLRQLRATQMAMIFQEPMTALNPVVPVGRQIDEVLRAHTSLDAKARKQRILDMMEQVRLPQVERIFASYPHRLSGGQRQRIMIAMALVLEPKLLIADEPTTALDVTTQKQILTLIRDLQRDHGTAVLFITHDMGVVAEIADRVAVMRQGRLVETGTLDSILRKPTMEYTRNLLSAVPSLVPRAPREDSREPVVLEANELGKVYKERAFFGKGREVVAADKVTLTLRKGRTLGIVGESGSGKSTVARCIVRLIDPTSGGVRLAGREISDISRRLLQPHRQKIQIVFQDPYRSLNPRVTVGESIAEGPVNYGTSHADAIKRARELLELVGLPADAVSRYPHQFSGGQRQRIAIARALALDPDVLVADEAVSALDVSVQAQVLELLDEIQKRLGIAILFITHDLRVAAQICDEVVVMQHGRVVEQGPAAEVLTHPKEAYTRALLEAAPGRGWDFANFRPVAEGVAATV